In the Prionailurus viverrinus isolate Anna chromosome A3, UM_Priviv_1.0, whole genome shotgun sequence genome, GTGAGCCTGGGATGGGGTAGTGGGCAGGCCACAGCCTTCGCTCCCTTCTGAGGAAGGGTCCTGGGCACTGCAGCAAGCAGACCAGACAAGGCTGCTCATAACCTCCCAAGCGATGCCCTGGCTCCCCTTAGAACAGTGTGCCCTGGGAGGCCAGAACCACTGGCTGGTGGTCCCTCTACAGGAAGCAGCGCCTGGTGCAGACACTGCTGGTAAGTACAGAGAGAGGCCCAGGCATTGGCCACCAGGGGCCATTATGGCCAAGGACCTGGGCTATGTGGACAGAAGAGGGGGTAATGAGAAAACACAGAGACGCTCCCTGCCAAAGCACCCTCAGGCACACAGGCAGATGCCATCTGCTATTCTTCCTATTTCCCAGAATTCTTGGAACAATTTATGATAAGATACTTATGTTAAAGTAAAAGATTAGAAGTCATTAGTGGAGTAGGAGGAGACAATTGTGCTTAAAACCTCCATAAGTAAGACCATAGCTGTAGTGGGATCCTCTAGGCTTCTTTCTCATCATCAGGAGAACCCAGTGTGTCTCCCAGTGGGAAGAGATGAGGAGTGTGAACTCACACTAACAGAAGGGGCCCCAGAACCAGGTGGTCACTGCACTAGCAATGACTTGGTGATTGCAGAAGACCGAGTGCAGAGATGGATTACTActattttgcaaatttattttaaagtgcacCAGGAGGGCGCTAACTGAAGGAGAAAGTGGTTAAATTCCCATAAGGCAAAAACTTATCACCGAGTTTAAGTCGGTGTGAGCTCAGGCTTTTACATACCAGGTTAAGGGTGGGCAACACCCAAGGAGCTACAGAGCGCCCACGCTGGGTCCTCTAGCAGCCGAGGCGCGTCCGCCAGAAGGCCACGTCCAGCTCCGCGGGGACAGGTCTGGAGGAGAGGGGGCGGGCAAGGTCGCAGCTGGGCTGCCAGGGCATCTGCTAAAATGCCCGCTTCCTCCCCGCGCAGACCGAACCTAGAGCGCCGCGCCCTGCAGCCCTCCAATAACGATGTGAACTCCCTGAAGCTACTGCCTCGAGTTCTCTCAGTCGTCCCCTCCCTTGCCCACCCGCGCTGAGACCCTACCCCGCGCGGGGGCTGGAGGGACGCGGGCCGGGCCCGCCGGCGGGAGGGACACGGGGCGGGTCATGGCAGGCCTCGCAGGAAGGGCGAAGCCAGAGCCAGCGGGCCGGGGGTGGACGCAGACGTTGAGGGGTAGATGCAGATGTTGGCAGGTGCGCTCCCCTCGACCCGGCTCCAGGAGGTGGGAGGCGGAGCCGCGGACTACGAGTCCCGTGGTGCCCCGCGCCCGCTTCCGGGCCCCGTGATGCCGTGCGGCGCGCCGGACGCGGGGCATCCTGGGCCAT is a window encoding:
- the LOC125163023 gene encoding LOW QUALITY PROTEIN: progonadoliberin-2 (The sequence of the model RefSeq protein was modified relative to this genomic sequence to represent the inferred CDS: inserted 1 base in 1 codon), whose amino-acid sequence is MAGCRLGLLLLLLLTAHPRRSKAQHWSQGWYPRGKRASSSAQHPQHVPRFPGRVLGTAASRPDKAAHNLPSDALAPLXNSVPWEARTTGWWSLYRKQRLVQTLLVSTERGPGIGHQGPLWPRTWAMWTEEGVMRKHRDAPCQSTLRHTGRCHLLFFLFPRILGTIYDKILMLK